Genomic DNA from Armatimonadota bacterium:
CAACGTGACCGGCCGGCGGCTGGAGAACATCCACTTCATGGAGATTCCAGCCCTGGCCATCTCCTCCACCGACATCCGCCGCCGCGTCGCCCAGGGGAAGCCCATCAAGTACCTGGTGCCCGAGCCGGTGGAGCACTACATCGTCAAGCACGGCCTCTACCGGCTCGCGCCGGCGGACCACGCCGGGGTTCGCCGCTCCCGGGATGGGTGAGCCTCCCAGCCTCCTCCGAGCGCGGACAGCAGCAGCCGCGGCGGAGGGCAAGGCCGCCGAGCAGGTGGTCGTCCTCGACCTGCGCACGCTGACCCTGGTCACCGACTTCTTCGTCATCTGCACGGCCACCAGTCGCGTGCACATGAAGGCGGTGCGCGAAGGGATCGAGGAAGCCATGGAACGGGCCAGCTTCCGGCTGCAGGCGCGAGAGGGCGATGAGGAGGCGCAGTGGGTGCTGCTGGACTACGGCGATGTGGTGGTGCACCTGCTCAGCCCCCAGACGCGGGCCTTCTACAAGCTGGAGCGGATGTGGGCCAGGGCCCCCCAGGTGGCCGTTTCCGGCGGGAGGACGGGGTAGGCGGCGGCGCTGCTGTGCGGCCTACCCCCTTTCCAGCGGTCGGTTTGACAGCGACCGGGAGCCTTCGCTATGCTGGCCGCGCCATGGACGGCGTGCTGCCCGCAGCCAACCGCTGCTTTATCTGCGGTCCGGACAACCCCGTGGGACTGCGCCTGGGGTTTTCCCCGCAGGGCCCCGGCGTGGCCGCCGAGTTCGTCCTGGGACAGGAGCACATCGGCTGGGAGGGGGTGATCCACGGGGGACTCATCGCGGCGGTCCTGGACGACGCCATGGCCAACATCTGGGCCTGGCGCGGCACGCCCGCGGTGACCACCAGTATCTCCGTGCGCTTCCGCCGTCCGGTCCGCCCGGGAGAGCGGCTGCGGGTCTTCGCCGAGCCTGTGGGGGCGCGGCGATCGGCCATGCAGCGGGCCCGGGGGACGGTGATGCGGTCCGACGGCATCCCGGTCGCCGAGGGAAAGGGCGTGGTCCTGATAGGGCCCCGCGCCGCCGGCCTGGCAAAGGACTGATGGCCGGAACGGATCGCCAGCGCGATATCGCCACAAACCGCCGGGCCCGCTACGAGTACCACATCGAGGAGACGGTGGAGGGCGGCCTGGTCCTCACCGGTACCGAGGTGAAGTCACTGCGCGCCGGCCGGGCCAGCCTGGCAGAGGCGTTCGCCCGGGTGGAACGCGGCGAGGTCTGGATCCACGGGATGCACATCCCCCCCTATGAGGCGGGCAGCGTCTTCAACCACGACCCGCTGCGCTCCCGCAAGGTCCTGCTGCACCGCAGCGAAATCAACCGGCTGCTGGGGAAGGCGCAGCAGAAGGGCTACACCCTGGTCCCCCTGCGCCTGTACTTCAAGGGGGGCCTGGCCAAAGTGGAACTGGCCGTGGCGCGGGGCAAGAAGGCCTACGACAAGCGGGAGGCCATCGCCCGGCGGGAGGCGCAGCGGGAGATGGCGCAGGCGCTCAAGCGCGGTCTCCGGGGGCCTGGGCGGCGGTGACTTCTGGTATACTTGTAGGCGGTCGGGATACGGGGGCGATCGGTCTCGACTGGGTGGGAAGAAGCAGGGTGGCGAGCCGAGGTGCCAGGACCTCGTTAATCAACTGGCAGACGCGATAAGCGTCAACACCAACTACGCACTCGCCGCTTAAGAAGCGGTGACGTCCTCCCGGGAGGGCCGGTGGCCCGGGCAGGGCGCGACAAGCCGGCTACCCGTCGCGGTCTCGGCCCGGGGCCGCGCCGGGGAAGGCAATCGGGCTGGCCGCCGGAGGATCCGGTCCGCGGGAGCACCGGCGGCGAGACGAAAACGCGGGCTACGCTCGTAGAGGCTCTGCCCTCACTCACTCAGGACGCGGGTTCGATTCCCGCCGCCTCCACCAAAGGATTTTGCCTGCAGGACGCGGGGTTTACGCTCGCGTTCTGCTCTTTCCCTGCCCCGTGCCTGGGATAACCAAACCCTGAGGGTCGCGCGGTGTGGCAAGTATCGCCGGCTGGCCAGGTGGTCGTTGATCACCAACCCAGGGATCGCGTCTGGGGATGTGTAACGCGCGATGCTTCGCTCGTCGTCCATCCTCACAATTTCGGCGTCAACGATCCCTAGACTGTTGAGGACCTCAGCCACCATAACCTGCTCGCCCTGATCTACACGGGCAGCATCCTGGGGGCCGGGGTGGCCTGGACGCGAGTCCTGACCGCCCTGGCCATGGCCTTCATCGTCGGCTGGGCGATGACCCTGGCCTTGCGCCGGGAGGAGGCGCAGCGGCTGGAGAAGCAGCCGGGCAACGCGAAATCCCGCATCCTGAGCGCTACCGACCTCACCATCCTGGCCCTTTTGGTTGTGGCACTGCTGGCTCCCAACTACCTGGTGCGAGGCGGTCCATATGTCCAGAGGGTAGCGGTCTGGGCGGCCGGGATGACCCTGGTGGCCGCCTACGCGTGCTGGAAGAAGACCCGCGAGCAGGTCCGCCGCTGGCTGGAGGAAACCTGGTGGTTCGTGCGCGTCATCTTCCCTCTTTTGCTCGTCGGCGTGTTTATCGTCGGCGTCATCGGGCCCGGGCTCAGCCTCCCCAACTGGCTGGCCATCGGTCGGGTGTTGGGGGCGAAGAAGGCCGTCGTGTACGTGGGCACGATCATCGTCCTGGGGACCATCGGCGGCTGGTTCGCCGGGACGTTCATCTTCAGGTAAAGGAGGAGACAGCACGGTCACAGTGGAGATCTTCGGTCCGGGGTGCCCGCGGTGTCACGCCACCAAGCAGGCCGTCCAACAGGCGGTGCGCGCGCTCGGCCTGGAGGCGACCATCACGGAGATCGCCGACCCGAAAGAGATGGCCAGACAGCGGATCATTTTCACCCCGGCCGTGCGGATCAACAGCGAGGTGAAGTGCGCCGGCCGTGTCCCGCAGGTGTCAGAGGTCACGAGCTGGCTGGCCACGGCGGCCGCGACCGCTGAAGGGACTTAGTGGCAGCAGAGGGGATGGGGCTGAGACGAAGGTCAAGGTGCTGTTCTGCAACTGCAAGGGACTCTGTGACTCTTTCAAAAGATACGGACATGAATACGCTGGATCCCGCCTGAAGCCCCGACGGCCGCCGCCTCGCCTTCCTCTCCAGCCGCTCGGGAGACCTGGCACTGTGGGTCATGGAGACGACCCCAGGCGGGGTGCGGGGGGCAGACCTCCTGGAGTCGCCTGCCATTCTTGGGGTGCCCTAGGCCAGTTGTACCTCCAGGCCGGCCTGGCGGAGGCGCGCGACCTCCTCGGGTGGCGCACCGCTATCGGTGATGATCAGGTGGGCGGCACCGATGGGGCAGATCTGGACCAGGGTGGTCTTGCCCAGCTTGGTGTGGTCGGCCACCACCACCACGCGCTGCGCTGCATAGACCATGGCCCGGTTCACCTCCGCCTCCTCCTCGTTGAAGGTGGTCAGCCCCCGCTCCACCGAGATGCCGTTCACCCCGATGAAGGCCAGGTCCACATTCAGCCCCTGGAGCGCCTGAGCAGCCGCGCTGCCCACGAGCTCGTAGGAGGACCCGCGC
This window encodes:
- the rsfS gene encoding ribosome silencing factor → MGEPPSLLRARTAAAAAEGKAAEQVVVLDLRTLTLVTDFFVICTATSRVHMKAVREGIEEAMERASFRLQAREGDEEAQWVLLDYGDVVVHLLSPQTRAFYKLERMWARAPQVAVSGGRTG
- a CDS encoding PaaI family thioesterase, yielding MDGVLPAANRCFICGPDNPVGLRLGFSPQGPGVAAEFVLGQEHIGWEGVIHGGLIAAVLDDAMANIWAWRGTPAVTTSISVRFRRPVRPGERLRVFAEPVGARRSAMQRARGTVMRSDGIPVAEGKGVVLIGPRAAGLAKD
- the smpB gene encoding SsrA-binding protein SmpB, whose product is MAGTDRQRDIATNRRARYEYHIEETVEGGLVLTGTEVKSLRAGRASLAEAFARVERGEVWIHGMHIPPYEAGSVFNHDPLRSRKVLLHRSEINRLLGKAQQKGYTLVPLRLYFKGGLAKVELAVARGKKAYDKREAIARREAQREMAQALKRGLRGPGRR
- a CDS encoding permease — translated: MIYTGSILGAGVAWTRVLTALAMAFIVGWAMTLALRREEAQRLEKQPGNAKSRILSATDLTILALLVVALLAPNYLVRGGPYVQRVAVWAAGMTLVAAYACWKKTREQVRRWLEETWWFVRVIFPLLLVGVFIVGVIGPGLSLPNWLAIGRVLGAKKAVVYVGTIIVLGTIGGWFAGTFIFR
- a CDS encoding thioredoxin family protein; amino-acid sequence: MEIFGPGCPRCHATKQAVQQAVRALGLEATITEIADPKEMARQRIIFTPAVRINSEVKCAGRVPQVSEVTSWLATAAATAEGT